From Mycolicibacterium nivoides, a single genomic window includes:
- a CDS encoding SDR family NAD(P)-dependent oxidoreductase, translated as MTGVVVTGAASGIGRASAEALIADGRRVALWDIAPEVREVAEGLGMPSTVIDVCDTAALSVAVDEAAQALDGIDGLVHAAGRVLPEPVGAFTEESWDAVLDVNLRAQALLVQLLLPHLERSAKDGGSPAVVGISSIEGLAANPFIPAYCASKAGLLGMTRSMAAQLGPLGIRVNAVCPGFIHTPMLQIALDVEEIRASFEQAAPLGRLGQPDEIGAAVAFLMSPKASFITGTQLVVDGGVTSRHP; from the coding sequence ATGACAGGTGTGGTGGTGACAGGTGCAGCCTCGGGGATCGGCCGGGCCAGCGCGGAGGCGCTGATCGCAGACGGCCGACGGGTCGCGTTGTGGGACATAGCGCCCGAGGTCCGCGAGGTGGCCGAAGGATTGGGCATGCCCTCGACGGTGATCGACGTGTGTGACACCGCTGCACTGTCGGTGGCGGTTGACGAGGCAGCGCAGGCGCTCGACGGGATCGACGGCCTGGTGCACGCCGCGGGCCGCGTGCTCCCCGAACCGGTGGGCGCCTTCACCGAGGAGTCGTGGGACGCGGTGCTCGACGTGAATCTGCGTGCGCAGGCGCTGTTGGTGCAGTTGCTGTTGCCGCACCTGGAGAGGTCCGCGAAAGATGGTGGATCGCCCGCGGTCGTCGGCATCTCCAGCATCGAGGGCCTGGCCGCCAACCCGTTCATCCCGGCCTACTGCGCCTCCAAGGCAGGCTTGCTCGGTATGACGCGGTCAATGGCTGCGCAGTTGGGCCCGTTGGGAATTCGCGTCAACGCCGTGTGCCCGGGCTTCATCCACACCCCGATGCTCCAGATCGCGTTGGACGTCGAGGAGATCCGTGCGAGCTTCGAACAGGCCGCGCCGCTGGGCCGGCTCGGGCAGCCTGACGAGATCGGGGCCGCCGTGGCGTTCCTGATGTCACCGAAGGCGTCGTTCATCACCGGTACGCAACTCGTCGTGGATGGGGGAGTGACCAGCCGTCACCCCTGA
- a CDS encoding phosphotransferase: MTAGLTVPKDWAQVTPEWLTAALADHHPDAVVDRVTVDMRDDGTNRRARLSVTYKPGPSGPSRVFAKAVDPGHKEMIKYTSGLLHEPRLFNSKVELPLEHPTVYAAPIDEGDEDFMLVMEDLTARAADPRDATRPLTVEQAAHGVRGLARLHGAFWGERVRRPGLEWLEPFVPWDGMQWAPLPAALARLGDDAPASVHALTIDHLVEGIWKPFIQTLTLPATSQTLLHGDPHIGNTYLLPDGDVGFLDWQVARHGNFSLDLGYFLQGALTTEDRRVSERQLLEEYRDELGLPADELPSPDEIWLRYRASVAHGLMTWLATASAGELWQRPDIALALAQRYSAAYEDLQTAQALADLIGQ; the protein is encoded by the coding sequence ATGACAGCCGGGCTGACCGTCCCCAAGGACTGGGCACAGGTCACGCCCGAGTGGTTGACGGCAGCGCTGGCCGACCATCACCCGGATGCCGTGGTGGACCGCGTGACCGTCGACATGCGCGACGACGGCACCAACCGTCGTGCGCGCCTGTCGGTCACCTACAAGCCAGGGCCGTCTGGGCCTTCCAGGGTGTTCGCCAAGGCAGTCGACCCCGGCCACAAGGAGATGATCAAGTACACCAGCGGCCTGCTGCACGAACCCAGGCTGTTCAACTCGAAAGTTGAACTGCCGCTGGAACATCCGACGGTGTACGCCGCGCCGATCGACGAGGGCGACGAAGACTTCATGCTGGTCATGGAGGATCTGACCGCTCGCGCCGCCGATCCGCGCGACGCCACCCGGCCGCTGACCGTGGAGCAGGCTGCGCACGGCGTGCGCGGCCTTGCCCGGTTGCACGGTGCGTTCTGGGGCGAGCGCGTGCGGCGTCCCGGTCTGGAGTGGCTGGAGCCCTTCGTGCCCTGGGACGGTATGCAGTGGGCGCCCCTACCTGCTGCACTCGCGCGGTTGGGCGACGACGCCCCAGCCTCAGTTCATGCGTTGACGATCGACCACCTGGTGGAAGGGATTTGGAAGCCCTTCATCCAGACCCTCACCTTGCCCGCCACCTCCCAGACGCTGCTGCACGGCGATCCGCACATCGGAAACACCTACCTCTTGCCCGATGGGGATGTCGGGTTCCTCGATTGGCAGGTGGCCCGTCACGGCAACTTCTCCCTGGACCTCGGCTACTTCCTGCAGGGCGCACTGACCACGGAAGACCGCCGGGTGTCCGAACGCCAGCTGCTCGAGGAGTACCGCGACGAGCTCGGACTGCCCGCCGACGAACTGCCGTCACCCGACGAGATCTGGCTGCGCTACCGGGCTTCGGTCGCCCACGGCCTCATGACCTGGCTGGCCACCGCCAGCGCGGGCGAGCTGTGGCAGCGGCCCGACATCGCTCTGGCGCTGGCTCAACGGTATTCAGCGGCCTACGAGGATCTGCAGACCGCGCAGGCGTTGGCCGATCTCATCGGTCAGTGA
- a CDS encoding cytochrome P450 yields the protein MSVSTTSDVYFDPYDVEINANPYPTFARLREESPLYYNEQHDFYALSRFADVNKGLVDHETFSSARGAIIELIKANIDIPSGALIFEDPPIHTVHRKLLARMFTPRKINALEPKIREFCAQSLDPLVGAGKVDFIKDFGAIMPMRVISALLGIPEDDQEMIRDHGNDQLRTEAGKPMKAAQEGLVDGSIFETYIDWRKDNPSDDIMTDLLNVEFTDEHGVDRKLTREELLIYINVVAGAGNETTTRLIGWAAKVLAEHPEQRRQLVENPALIPQAIEELLRFEPPAPHVARYVTRNVEFYGQTVPEGSVMMMLIGAAVRDSRQFPPDGEVFDIHREQRQHLAFSVGTHYCLGSALARLEGRIALEEMLKRFPEWDVDLDNAILSPTSTVRGWDSMPVVIR from the coding sequence GTGAGTGTGAGCACCACCAGTGACGTGTATTTCGATCCCTACGACGTCGAGATCAACGCCAACCCGTATCCGACGTTCGCCCGGCTCCGCGAGGAGTCGCCGCTCTACTACAACGAGCAGCACGACTTCTACGCGTTGAGCCGTTTCGCCGATGTCAACAAGGGGCTCGTCGACCACGAGACCTTCAGCTCGGCCCGCGGCGCGATCATCGAACTGATCAAGGCCAACATCGACATCCCCTCGGGCGCACTGATTTTCGAGGATCCGCCGATCCACACCGTGCATCGCAAGCTGCTGGCCCGGATGTTCACCCCACGCAAGATCAATGCGCTGGAGCCCAAGATCCGGGAATTCTGCGCGCAGTCGCTGGATCCGCTGGTGGGCGCGGGCAAGGTCGATTTCATCAAGGATTTCGGCGCGATCATGCCGATGCGGGTGATCAGTGCGCTGCTGGGCATCCCCGAGGACGACCAGGAAATGATCCGCGACCACGGCAATGACCAGTTGCGCACCGAGGCGGGCAAGCCGATGAAGGCGGCTCAGGAGGGTCTGGTCGACGGCTCGATCTTCGAGACCTACATCGACTGGCGCAAGGACAATCCGTCCGACGACATCATGACCGATCTGCTCAACGTCGAGTTCACCGACGAGCACGGGGTCGACCGCAAGCTCACCCGCGAGGAACTGCTCATCTACATCAACGTGGTGGCGGGTGCCGGCAACGAGACCACCACGCGGCTGATCGGTTGGGCGGCAAAGGTGCTGGCCGAGCATCCGGAGCAGCGGCGCCAGCTGGTCGAGAACCCCGCGCTCATCCCTCAGGCCATCGAAGAACTGCTGCGGTTCGAGCCGCCGGCCCCGCACGTCGCCCGCTACGTCACCCGTAACGTCGAGTTCTACGGCCAGACGGTTCCCGAGGGCAGCGTGATGATGATGCTGATCGGTGCGGCCGTCCGCGACAGCCGTCAGTTCCCGCCCGACGGTGAGGTTTTCGACATCCACCGCGAACAACGCCAGCACCTGGCGTTCAGTGTCGGAACCCACTACTGCCTGGGCTCGGCCCTCGCGCGTCTCGAAGGCCGGATCGCGCTGGAGGAGATGCTCAAGCGCTTCCCGGAGTGGGATGTGGATCTCGACAACGCCATACTTTCGCCGACTTCCACTGTCCGTGGCTGGGATTCGATGCCGGTTGTGATCCGATGA
- a CDS encoding LacI family DNA-binding transcriptional regulator encodes MSTTRGRPTKADVARLANVSTATVSYVLNNVQGQRISEQTQEAVRKAAAELGYRPNLAARNLAVGGSGVVLYIVPRTDLGELPLEVGSRLTTALGRHGIVLSMQLETDDGQNIVDAVANLNPVAVAGVFPLTGAAAAAVEAARIPQIYLGSEKLRALGSLHLTVGAMRVEHLMARGHTRLGFAYSGAEVLRPLGDYWLSGLRVAAGAQGLPEIEVDSVATDGSDAAAVVSKWVATGVTAVCAQSDETAFVVLHGIRRAGLRCPDDLAVMGVDAIPLGAVSSPPLTSVAFDAKTIVDAAVPAMMAELGYPTVADADGSDPAALIVRDST; translated from the coding sequence GTGAGCACGACACGAGGACGCCCGACGAAAGCAGACGTTGCCAGGCTGGCCAACGTCTCGACGGCGACCGTCAGCTACGTGCTCAACAATGTTCAAGGGCAACGCATCTCGGAGCAGACCCAGGAGGCGGTGCGCAAGGCTGCGGCCGAACTCGGCTACCGGCCCAACCTGGCGGCCCGCAACCTCGCGGTCGGCGGCAGCGGTGTGGTGCTCTACATCGTGCCGCGCACCGATCTCGGCGAACTGCCTCTGGAGGTCGGCAGTCGCCTCACCACTGCGCTCGGCCGGCACGGCATCGTGCTGTCGATGCAGCTGGAGACGGACGACGGCCAGAACATCGTCGACGCGGTGGCGAACCTCAACCCGGTGGCCGTTGCCGGCGTCTTCCCGCTCACGGGTGCCGCTGCCGCGGCGGTCGAGGCGGCGAGGATTCCGCAGATCTACCTGGGTAGCGAGAAGCTGCGCGCGCTCGGGTCGTTGCACCTGACCGTCGGGGCGATGCGGGTGGAGCACCTGATGGCGCGCGGCCACACGCGCCTGGGCTTCGCCTATTCCGGCGCTGAGGTGCTCCGGCCGCTGGGTGACTACTGGTTGTCGGGTCTTCGGGTGGCCGCCGGCGCGCAAGGCCTGCCCGAGATCGAGGTCGACAGCGTGGCCACCGATGGGTCCGATGCGGCCGCGGTCGTGTCGAAGTGGGTGGCAACGGGTGTGACGGCCGTGTGCGCGCAAAGCGATGAAACGGCGTTCGTGGTGCTGCACGGGATACGCCGGGCCGGCTTGCGCTGCCCTGACGATCTCGCGGTCATGGGGGTCGACGCGATACCGCTGGGTGCGGTGAGCTCCCCGCCGCTGACCTCAGTCGCATTCGACGCCAAGACCATCGTCGATGCCGCGGTCCCGGCCATGATGGCCGAACTCGGATATCCGACGGTCGCTGACGCCGACGGTAGTGACCCTGCCGCGCTCATCGTGCGCGACAGCACCTGA
- a CDS encoding MFS transporter: MTAPRTNTSIDPVVRKAITGASIGNAVEWFDFAIYGFLATYIAANFFPSGNETAALLNTFAIFAAAFFMRPLGGFVFGPLGDRLGRQRVLAVVILLMSAATLGIGLLPTYATIGVAAPLLLLLLRCLQGFSAGGEYGGGAVYLAEYATTRWRGLTVTFIAWSGVLGFLLGSVTVTVLQAFLPPEAMENYGWRIPFLVAAPLGLVGLYIRLRLDDTPEFAKLDEADRVATSPLREAVGTARRAILQVIGLFIVFNVGYYVVFTFLPTYFIKALHFSKTQAFVSITLASLVALILILPLAALSDRIGRKPLLIAGSVGFVVCAYPLFLLMNSGSVAAAIAGHCVLAAIESVYVATAVTAGVELFATRVRYSGFSIGYNIAVALFGGTTPYVVTWLTAATGNNLAPALYLVVAGIVSLVTVLTLRESAGRPLSGVDNPTGQQRATMRP; encoded by the coding sequence TTGACGGCACCGAGGACGAACACCAGCATCGATCCCGTCGTGCGCAAGGCGATCACCGGCGCGTCCATCGGTAACGCGGTGGAATGGTTCGACTTCGCCATCTATGGGTTTCTGGCGACCTACATCGCGGCCAACTTCTTCCCGTCGGGCAACGAAACCGCCGCACTGCTCAACACTTTCGCCATCTTCGCCGCCGCGTTCTTCATGCGCCCCCTCGGCGGCTTCGTCTTCGGTCCGCTGGGGGACCGGCTGGGGCGACAGCGCGTACTCGCTGTCGTGATCCTGTTGATGTCGGCCGCCACTCTGGGCATCGGCCTGCTGCCCACCTATGCCACGATCGGCGTGGCCGCACCATTGCTGCTGCTCCTGCTGCGGTGCCTGCAAGGGTTCTCGGCCGGCGGTGAATACGGCGGCGGGGCCGTGTATCTCGCTGAATACGCGACCACTCGATGGCGCGGGCTCACCGTCACGTTCATCGCGTGGTCGGGGGTGCTGGGCTTCCTGTTGGGCTCGGTCACCGTCACTGTGCTGCAGGCATTTCTGCCGCCGGAGGCGATGGAGAACTACGGCTGGCGTATCCCGTTCCTGGTGGCCGCACCGCTCGGCCTGGTCGGCCTCTACATCAGGCTGCGACTGGATGACACGCCCGAATTCGCCAAACTCGACGAGGCCGATCGGGTCGCCACGTCGCCACTGCGTGAAGCCGTCGGCACCGCCCGCCGGGCGATCCTGCAAGTCATCGGCCTTTTCATCGTGTTCAACGTCGGCTACTACGTCGTCTTCACCTTCCTGCCGACGTACTTCATCAAGGCACTTCACTTCAGCAAGACGCAGGCGTTCGTCTCGATCACCCTGGCCAGCCTGGTCGCGCTGATCCTGATCCTGCCGCTGGCCGCGCTGTCGGACCGGATCGGGCGCAAACCCCTGCTGATCGCAGGCTCGGTGGGGTTCGTAGTGTGCGCGTATCCGCTGTTCCTGCTGATGAATTCGGGATCGGTGGCGGCGGCGATCGCCGGGCACTGTGTGTTGGCCGCGATCGAGTCGGTATACGTGGCGACCGCCGTGACGGCCGGCGTCGAACTGTTCGCCACCCGCGTGCGCTACAGCGGTTTCTCGATCGGCTACAACATCGCGGTGGCATTGTTCGGCGGGACCACTCCGTATGTGGTCACCTGGCTCACCGCAGCGACCGGCAACAACCTGGCGCCCGCGCTGTACCTGGTTGTCGCGGGCATCGTCTCGCTGGTCACCGTCTTGACCTTGCGCGAGAGCGCGGGGCGGCCACTTTCGGGTGTGGATAACCCAACTGGTCAGCAACGTGCCACGATGAGACCGTGA
- the ahpD gene encoding alkyl hydroperoxide reductase AhpD, producing the protein MSIDNIKEALPEYAKDLKLNFGSIVKSTELTEQQLWGALVATAAATKSARLLKEISEDALDVLSAEAYNGALGAASIMGMNNVFYRTKGQLDGRYDDLRAGLRMNIIANPGVPKADFELWSLAVSAINGCSHCLSAHETVLRDAEVSRTTIFEAIRLASIVSGVAQALLTADALAAV; encoded by the coding sequence GTGAGCATCGACAACATCAAGGAAGCCCTTCCGGAGTACGCGAAGGACCTCAAGCTCAACTTCGGCAGCATCGTGAAGTCGACCGAGCTCACCGAGCAGCAGTTGTGGGGCGCCCTGGTGGCCACCGCCGCGGCGACCAAGTCGGCGCGCCTGCTGAAGGAGATCTCCGAGGACGCCCTCGACGTGCTGAGCGCCGAGGCCTACAACGGCGCCCTCGGCGCCGCCTCGATCATGGGGATGAACAACGTCTTCTATCGCACCAAGGGTCAGCTCGACGGTCGCTACGACGATCTGCGGGCCGGGCTGCGGATGAACATCATCGCCAACCCCGGTGTGCCCAAGGCGGATTTCGAGCTGTGGTCGCTGGCGGTGTCGGCGATCAACGGCTGCTCGCACTGCCTGTCGGCACACGAGACCGTGCTGCGTGACGCCGAGGTGTCCCGCACGACGATCTTCGAAGCCATTCGGCTGGCGTCGATCGTCTCCGGGGTGGCCCAGGCACTGCTCACCGCGGACGCACTCGCCGCGGTCTGA
- a CDS encoding peroxiredoxin, protein MALLTIGSQFPEYDLTAVVGGDLSKVDAKQPDDYFTRVTNKDDEGKWRIIFFWPKDFTFVCPTEIAAFGKLNEDFEDRDAKVIGVSVDNEFVHFQWRAQHEDLKTLPFPMVSDLKRELSAAAGVLNADGVADRATFIVDPNNEIQFVSVTAGSVGRNVDEVLRVLDALQSDELCACNWKKGDPTLNAGELLAEAV, encoded by the coding sequence ATGGCGCTTTTGACGATTGGTTCTCAGTTCCCGGAATACGACCTGACGGCCGTGGTTGGCGGAGATCTGTCCAAGGTCGACGCCAAGCAGCCCGATGACTATTTCACCCGCGTCACCAACAAGGACGACGAGGGCAAGTGGCGGATCATCTTCTTCTGGCCCAAGGACTTCACCTTCGTGTGCCCGACCGAGATCGCCGCGTTCGGCAAGCTCAACGAGGACTTCGAGGATCGCGACGCCAAGGTCATCGGCGTCTCGGTGGACAACGAGTTCGTGCACTTCCAGTGGCGTGCGCAGCACGAGGACCTGAAGACGTTGCCGTTCCCGATGGTCTCCGACCTCAAGCGTGAGCTCTCGGCGGCCGCAGGCGTTCTGAACGCCGACGGTGTGGCCGACCGTGCCACCTTCATCGTTGATCCCAACAACGAGATCCAGTTCGTCTCCGTGACCGCGGGCTCGGTGGGGCGCAACGTCGACGAGGTGCTGCGTGTGCTCGACGCGCTGCAGTCCGACGAGCTGTGCGCCTGCAACTGGAAGAAGGGCGATCCGACGCTGAACGCCGGTGAGCTGTTGGCCGAGGCGGTCTGA
- a CDS encoding nucleoside/nucleotide kinase family protein, translated as MSTFDGLLARVLAYAAEPGTSVIGIAGAPGAGKSTLTEALVAAARVRLGADAVAHVPMDGFHLADVELRRLDRMDRKGAPDTFDVAGYAALLRRIRARTEVVYAPGFERDIEQPVAGAIPVFPDAAVVLTEGNYLLLDDPGWSAVAAEIDEIWYCAVQDDVRVARLVARHITFGKRADEARRWVAEVDEPNARLVAGTAVRADLSVSVDTVLGPVMPNSH; from the coding sequence ATGAGCACGTTCGACGGTCTGCTGGCCCGGGTCCTGGCCTACGCGGCGGAGCCGGGGACTTCGGTCATCGGGATCGCCGGGGCGCCGGGCGCGGGCAAATCCACGCTGACGGAGGCGCTGGTCGCGGCCGCGCGGGTACGTCTCGGTGCCGACGCGGTCGCCCATGTGCCGATGGACGGATTTCACCTCGCCGATGTGGAGCTGCGCCGGCTGGACCGGATGGACCGCAAGGGGGCGCCCGACACCTTCGACGTTGCCGGCTACGCGGCGTTGCTGCGCCGCATCCGTGCGCGGACCGAGGTGGTCTACGCGCCGGGCTTCGAGCGTGACATCGAGCAGCCCGTCGCCGGCGCGATCCCGGTGTTCCCGGATGCGGCCGTGGTGCTCACGGAGGGCAACTACCTGTTGCTCGACGATCCCGGTTGGTCGGCTGTGGCCGCTGAGATCGACGAAATCTGGTACTGCGCAGTACAAGACGATGTGCGTGTCGCGCGTCTGGTGGCCCGTCACATTACGTTCGGCAAACGGGCAGATGAGGCGCGGCGCTGGGTTGCCGAGGTCGACGAACCCAACGCGCGGTTGGTGGCCGGCACCGCGGTGCGGGCCGATCTGTCGGTATCGGTCGACACCGTGCTTGGCCCAGTGATGCCCAACTCACACTGA
- a CDS encoding peptidase → MARFRWWLGLVCCAALLAGCGNATVVGGRATSMLFLPDRVGGLPVTDGHSGIRPDAPGPTRQAENTDGGQIDDLALLAVDDIEDFWSQNYTGGSLPGTFTPVSRLVSFNSDLSPGLDICGENTVGLTNAFYCLKSDVMAWDRGVAIPVAAQYFGQMGVVGVMAHEYGHAVQQQARLINESTPVLVAEQQADCLAGVYLRWVAAGKSPRFELSTGDGLNHVLGGLIYIRDPLMTRMDATLTGNEHGSALDRVSAFQIGFSGNVDQCAAIDSDEIKKRRGDLPKFLDFFGGAQSANSTITADLLGKTMQSLQQVYAPANPPKLSTEPTACPDAGPSPPASYCPATNTIVVDLDGMKALGEARNENDERELLQGDNSAISVLTSRYALAVQHEKGLVLDTPVAAMRTGCLTGVGQARMAEEGHPITLSAGDTDEAISGLLTNGLAASDVNGRVLPAGFTRILAYRYGLQGDDAQCYQRFA, encoded by the coding sequence TTGGCGAGGTTTCGCTGGTGGCTCGGTCTGGTCTGCTGTGCGGCACTCCTGGCCGGCTGCGGGAACGCCACAGTGGTCGGCGGCCGGGCGACCTCGATGTTGTTCCTGCCCGACCGCGTCGGCGGCCTGCCGGTGACCGACGGCCACAGCGGCATCCGGCCCGACGCACCCGGACCCACGCGCCAGGCCGAGAACACCGACGGCGGCCAGATCGACGACCTGGCCCTGCTCGCCGTCGACGACATCGAGGATTTCTGGTCGCAGAACTACACCGGCGGCTCGCTGCCGGGAACCTTCACCCCCGTGTCCCGGCTCGTCTCGTTCAACTCCGACCTCTCCCCCGGGCTCGACATCTGCGGGGAGAACACCGTCGGGCTGACCAACGCCTTCTACTGCCTCAAGAGCGACGTGATGGCCTGGGACCGCGGCGTGGCGATTCCCGTCGCGGCCCAGTATTTCGGCCAGATGGGTGTGGTAGGTGTGATGGCCCACGAGTACGGCCACGCCGTCCAGCAACAGGCCCGGCTGATCAACGAGAGCACGCCCGTACTGGTGGCGGAACAGCAAGCCGACTGCCTCGCCGGCGTCTACCTGCGCTGGGTGGCCGCGGGTAAGTCACCGCGCTTCGAGTTGAGCACCGGTGACGGCCTCAACCACGTCCTGGGCGGTCTGATCTACATCCGCGATCCCCTGATGACGCGGATGGACGCCACGCTCACCGGCAACGAACACGGGTCGGCGCTGGACCGGGTCAGCGCGTTCCAGATCGGCTTCAGCGGCAACGTCGACCAGTGCGCGGCCATCGACTCCGACGAGATCAAGAAGCGCCGCGGCGATCTGCCCAAGTTCCTCGACTTCTTCGGCGGAGCGCAGAGCGCGAACAGCACGATCACCGCCGATCTGCTGGGCAAGACCATGCAGTCGCTGCAGCAGGTCTACGCACCGGCCAACCCACCGAAGCTGAGCACCGAGCCCACCGCATGTCCCGACGCGGGACCGTCGCCACCGGCGTCCTACTGCCCGGCGACCAACACCATCGTGGTGGACCTGGACGGGATGAAAGCGTTGGGGGAAGCCAGGAACGAGAACGACGAACGCGAGCTACTGCAAGGCGACAATTCGGCGATCTCCGTTCTCACGTCGCGCTACGCGCTGGCCGTACAACACGAAAAGGGCCTGGTGCTCGACACTCCGGTGGCCGCCATGCGCACGGGCTGCCTGACCGGCGTGGGGCAGGCCAGGATGGCCGAGGAAGGTCACCCGATCACGTTGTCGGCCGGTGACACCGACGAGGCGATCAGCGGCCTGCTCACCAACGGACTGGCTGCCAGTGATGTCAACGGCCGGGTGCTGCCGGCCGGGTTCACCCGCATCCTGGCCTACCGGTACGGCCTGCAAGGCGATGATGCGCAGTGCTACCAACGGTTCGCGTGA
- a CDS encoding DUF4333 domain-containing protein: MSGPEQPWWARPGGAPLPGGTPPPGAHPARPPRTPPPVRGPAPLPTPQHHGRPAPRPPRPPQPPPPPKPKPADRRLLIGAAVAVVALAMVGTGVWAWSRVDADSTRLDVHQAESGVAQILSDPINGYGANRIVAVACNNGEDPIVRAGETFTCAVEINDTLRRVIVEFTDNNGTYAVDGPR, translated from the coding sequence ATGAGCGGTCCCGAGCAGCCGTGGTGGGCACGGCCCGGCGGCGCACCCCTGCCCGGCGGCACGCCGCCACCGGGAGCTCACCCAGCCCGGCCCCCGCGGACGCCGCCACCCGTCCGAGGACCGGCACCGCTCCCAACGCCGCAACACCACGGCCGGCCCGCTCCGCGGCCGCCGCGACCACCACAGCCGCCACCGCCGCCCAAGCCCAAACCTGCCGACCGGCGTCTGCTCATCGGTGCGGCCGTCGCCGTCGTTGCGCTCGCGATGGTCGGCACCGGTGTGTGGGCGTGGAGCCGTGTGGATGCCGACAGCACCCGCCTCGACGTCCATCAGGCCGAGTCCGGGGTAGCGCAGATCCTGTCCGACCCCATCAACGGCTACGGGGCCAACCGGATCGTCGCGGTGGCTTGCAACAACGGCGAGGATCCGATCGTGCGAGCCGGGGAAACCTTCACATGCGCGGTCGAGATCAACGACACGCTGCGCCGGGTGATCGTGGAATTCACGGACAATAACGGGACTTATGCAGTTGACGGGCCCAGATAG